A section of the Mergibacter septicus genome encodes:
- a CDS encoding YwiC-like family protein, whose product MKLLVSNQHGAVVMALMPFLYGSFLASSGTYLGDHFVWQQIALFFAWISAYLMSYPLLALFKAKKVEVYRKWVGIYATTAVIFALPALFYNPTILYFVPLFLPLVAINIYYSKTKNERALGNDLTAIFIFSLVGVLAYYFPQQRLDLGSLKVGIEPSLFFIGSTLYVKSVLRERKNPRYYQASVLFHLLCCGLSLYWDNTSLALAFTFPCLRAILLPKYKLSVKQTGIGEFITTFFFFLPLFLDPILT is encoded by the coding sequence ATGAAATTATTGGTCTCTAATCAACACGGAGCAGTGGTAATGGCATTAATGCCATTTCTCTATGGTTCGTTTCTCGCTTCTAGTGGTACATATCTTGGCGATCACTTCGTTTGGCAACAAATCGCACTCTTCTTCGCTTGGATTTCCGCCTATCTAATGAGCTATCCCTTACTCGCTTTATTCAAAGCTAAAAAAGTTGAAGTTTATCGAAAATGGGTCGGTATTTATGCTACAACTGCCGTTATCTTCGCACTACCAGCATTATTCTATAATCCAACCATTCTCTATTTTGTTCCGTTATTCCTTCCTTTGGTAGCAATCAATATTTATTACAGCAAAACTAAAAATGAACGTGCTTTAGGAAATGATTTAACCGCAATCTTTATTTTTTCTTTGGTTGGCGTGCTTGCCTATTATTTTCCGCAACAACGCCTTGACCTAGGAAGTCTCAAAGTTGGGATAGAACCGAGTTTATTTTTTATCGGCTCTACCTTATACGTCAAAAGTGTATTAAGAGAACGCAAAAATCCTCGCTATTATCAAGCATCAGTTCTTTTTCATCTGCTTTGTTGCGGTTTATCACTCTACTGGGATAACACCAGCTTAGCCCTAGCCTTTACTTTTCCTTGTTTAAGGGCAATCCTGTTACCAAAATATAAACTATCGGTCAAACAAACTGGTATTGGAGAATTTATTACCACCTTCTTCTTTTTCCTACCACTATTTCTTGATCCCATACTGACGTAA
- the deoD gene encoding purine-nucleoside phosphorylase: MATPHINAVDGAFADVVLMPGDPLRAKYIAETFLQDVQQVTDVRNMLGFTGTYKGRRVSVMGHGMGIPSCSIYAKELITEYGVKKIIRVGSCGAVRMDVKLRDVIIGLGACTDSKVNRIRFKDNDFAAIADFEMTQAAVQAAKEKGVPVRVGNLFSADLFYTPDLEMFDVMEKYGILGVEMEAAGIYGVAAEYGAKALCICTVSDHIRTHEQTSAEERQLTFNEMIEIALESVLIGDND, encoded by the coding sequence ATGGCTACTCCACATATTAATGCGGTTGACGGTGCTTTTGCAGACGTTGTTTTAATGCCGGGCGATCCATTGCGTGCTAAATATATTGCAGAAACCTTTTTGCAAGATGTACAACAAGTTACCGATGTTCGCAATATGTTAGGTTTTACAGGTACTTACAAAGGTCGGCGTGTTTCAGTGATGGGACACGGAATGGGGATTCCATCTTGTTCAATTTATGCTAAAGAATTGATTACCGAATATGGCGTGAAAAAGATTATCCGTGTCGGTTCTTGTGGGGCGGTGAGAATGGACGTCAAATTGCGTGATGTTATCATCGGTTTAGGGGCTTGCACCGATTCAAAAGTCAACCGCATTCGCTTTAAAGATAACGATTTTGCGGCGATAGCGGATTTTGAAATGACCCAAGCCGCCGTCCAAGCTGCGAAAGAAAAAGGCGTGCCAGTGCGAGTGGGTAACCTATTCTCTGCTGATCTGTTCTACACCCCAGATCTTGAAATGTTTGATGTAATGGAAAAATACGGCATTTTAGGCGTTGAAATGGAAGCGGCAGGAATTTATGGCGTGGCAGCAGAATATGGTGCCAAAGCCCTTTGCATTTGTACCGTATCCGATCATATCCGCACCCACGAACAAACCAGTGCCGAAGAACGTCAATTAACCTTCAATGAAATGATTGAAATCGCCCTCGAATCGGTATTAATCGGCGATAACGATTAA
- a CDS encoding autotransporter outer membrane beta-barrel domain-containing protein, which translates to MSTISKPSSNHKSYLKKTALATALGFALGIVPTLATAQEALAAAPAPAAASAPATPEKIEGTPVVIPGVTASDGTNKEVIIGKDDGKLYVDGKAVNNVTISWNGNNGSMVSVNSPNKKPVSATIQLKTEDNKESVITFDAPVIFGERDGINIQLQGTSGKTVKLVFNGKDGQPAYKGNINVYNKNGKAGTLDVTFKGDVDGNLTAQRKFPHNKGGLVAKYHFSGDSSLEGSVNTISQHTYDKVDNLVYFDDPKGKHNKIESIVTTGTSSTGVYAKAKSQDPNSRVLEIGTVTVKGSDAQNNILITTADLNKDGNNIKLTATNNGYDYKQSSFQTSIPLTTDLAGTLIIDKIINSGAIKFGKSGDAANQRATNVMAAGKVIVTGDITIQGGRDDGHNKPDGLEKFSRNIFITKDLDIKKEIDAKGSAIDVYFVGDHNRLTNLVGKNGEFTILNTAVKNGEDKYTTSLDIGNLTLKKADNSYQSNLNIKYESNGESKPVEAKLRGNILNLGGTLKLDSKSLYAYGNGKEGYRGVVSGSAGNTDVSSLALHLGKDTVFEASGDGATNTITLTYENDKLTSDGAHFIASNKGKNTIEVKGQNAEVNGLYFIAKGNTKPAVKPVAEAAAAEAAQPQPAPVVAQELSQGENIINLKGENAKLTNVVFLAEGGKNTVNVTGKQTTLNDLHFEATGENSENNLTFTGMQGNQNKSTVGELTFEAKDQGKNTVTFGSADADLALGGAKNLEFNAINGGVNKLIFTTNDLEKLTFKGDGKAGSLNEIDLGESQNLNAKNVTTYSGNTKIAPQNHNITFNGAVNTIGATAVTTIDFKEGIQDSNTFTAKEAISSTNGGKTVFNIVGTAQPQNGQFTYTVKADGKNIQATNGGQSVFELGKDKNNHSITLKFDGDGQVVATGVGAANTFNLNGTPVTIEGFDKVVAKDGATTEVNLTKENQSLTLDKFADGTVTNLNVKNDGITLTGDLTSGKGSVTNINLDFAKANSNTQTLTLGKDGKGAANVNLNFNTKDAVVTLKNSQPTMAMARAAAGAPAVQSPEKYLAQGETVFNFNQGVTVASNLDVVKEMAAAVVAPAGGAVPAAAGAAPAPTPAQENSITFDLKDTTVYLTGNDVKVTTVKGKGTVDLTKGVGVAGAGAQNTPADYRLFTVNGDKAGQGLQTHDVEFKLRANPNAPMGSKLAGQDNGTYGNVYSDRVVVSGKGSNAGNYVLVLPAVTTLKDSKYTAPANGKNIGVAVTDRNDINFISKAEKINGDDVRVKLVKVKTDDKGKTSAVNGNTYYTYFVDGIESLGVSQDYKDAYITALQLNSDLLLANFGSVAQRLGDLRLAPQTEGAWVRIFGGTQSNSTGLAPRTHYKTLQAGYDRLTNLFGKDTRIGVAVAYDASKIRDIKPLSGAKAKAVELAVYNSYVPAQGLYSDTVAKLSFLRSQFNVGKTIHVNNYAFSLSQELGYLVYLDQKQDWSLTPSYELGLGYINKSDFNYINSANAANNLYGVTQHNVKKAASTVLRNRVGVTLDYRFNPEYLDRAYFSVFYENDSYFGGKTRIHTQNEKLGVNANVSQKALRNDGRAVLNFGINSTLNKNVGLYLDAQKSFGGKINTDFQLNGGLRFSF; encoded by the coding sequence ATGTCTACAATTAGCAAACCAAGCTCAAATCACAAGAGCTATCTAAAGAAAACCGCCCTCGCTACCGCATTAGGCTTCGCCCTCGGAATCGTCCCAACCCTTGCAACCGCACAAGAAGCACTAGCCGCTGCACCAGCTCCAGCCGCCGCATCAGCTCCAGCAACACCAGAAAAAATTGAAGGAACACCAGTTGTTATTCCGGGTGTTACTGCTTCTGATGGTACTAACAAAGAAGTTATAATTGGAAAAGATGATGGTAAGTTATATGTGGATGGTAAAGCCGTGAATAACGTTACTATTTCTTGGAATGGTAATAATGGTTCAATGGTTAGTGTTAATTCTCCAAATAAGAAACCTGTTTCAGCGACTATTCAATTAAAAACGGAAGATAATAAAGAAAGTGTGATCACATTTGATGCTCCTGTAATTTTTGGAGAAAGAGATGGAATTAATATCCAATTACAAGGGACTAGTGGAAAAACAGTTAAACTAGTCTTTAATGGTAAAGATGGTCAGCCAGCTTATAAAGGAAATATTAATGTATATAATAAAAATGGAAAAGCTGGTACTTTAGATGTTACTTTTAAAGGTGATGTTGACGGTAATTTAACTGCTCAACGTAAATTTCCACATAATAAAGGTGGGCTTGTTGCTAAATATCATTTTAGTGGTGATAGTTCTCTAGAAGGAAGTGTAAATACCATTAGTCAACATACTTATGATAAAGTAGATAATCTAGTTTATTTTGATGATCCTAAAGGAAAACATAACAAAATTGAGAGTATTGTTACTACTGGAACGAGTAGTACAGGTGTTTATGCTAAAGCAAAAAGTCAAGATCCAAATAGCCGAGTATTAGAAATTGGTACTGTAACAGTTAAAGGCTCGGATGCACAAAATAATATATTAATTACTACTGCTGATTTAAATAAAGACGGTAATAATATTAAATTAACTGCAACTAATAATGGTTATGACTATAAACAGTCATCTTTCCAGACTTCAATTCCTCTTACTACCGATTTGGCAGGTACATTAATAATTGATAAGATTATTAATTCTGGTGCAATAAAGTTTGGTAAGAGTGGAGATGCTGCAAATCAACGTGCCACTAATGTTATGGCTGCAGGTAAAGTTATAGTAACAGGTGATATTACTATTCAAGGTGGACGAGATGATGGTCATAATAAACCAGATGGATTAGAAAAATTCAGCCGTAATATCTTTATCACTAAAGATCTTGATATTAAGAAAGAAATAGATGCCAAAGGTAGTGCGATTGATGTTTACTTTGTTGGCGATCATAACCGTTTAACTAACTTAGTGGGTAAAAACGGTGAATTTACTATTTTAAATACCGCAGTGAAAAATGGTGAAGATAAATATACCACTAGCTTAGATATTGGCAATTTAACCCTGAAAAAAGCTGATAATAGCTATCAGTCAAACCTAAATATTAAATATGAATCTAATGGTGAGTCTAAACCAGTAGAGGCTAAATTAAGAGGTAATATTCTTAACTTGGGTGGTACATTAAAATTAGATAGCAAGTCTTTATATGCTTATGGTAATGGTAAGGAGGGATATAGAGGGGTTGTTTCTGGTTCTGCAGGTAATACAGATGTTAGTAGCTTAGCTTTACATTTAGGCAAAGACACTGTTTTTGAAGCTAGTGGCGACGGTGCAACTAACACCATCACATTAACTTATGAAAACGATAAACTTACCTCTGACGGCGCTCACTTTATTGCCAGCAATAAAGGTAAAAACACCATTGAAGTAAAAGGTCAAAACGCTGAAGTAAACGGCTTATATTTCATTGCGAAAGGAAATACCAAACCTGCTGTTAAACCAGTTGCAGAAGCTGCAGCCGCAGAAGCAGCACAACCGCAACCAGCACCAGTAGTAGCACAAGAATTATCTCAAGGCGAAAATATTATTAACCTAAAAGGTGAAAACGCTAAACTCACTAACGTTGTTTTCTTAGCTGAAGGCGGTAAAAACACTGTTAACGTAACAGGAAAACAAACTACCTTAAATGATCTACATTTTGAAGCGACTGGTGAAAACAGTGAAAATAACTTAACTTTCACTGGTATGCAGGGGAATCAAAATAAAAGTACTGTCGGTGAATTAACCTTTGAAGCAAAAGATCAAGGTAAAAATACAGTAACTTTTGGTTCTGCAGATGCAGATTTAGCCTTAGGTGGAGCGAAAAATCTCGAATTTAATGCTATTAATGGTGGAGTGAACAAATTAATATTCACTACTAATGATCTAGAAAAATTAACTTTTAAAGGCGATGGCAAAGCAGGTAGCTTAAATGAAATTGATTTAGGCGAATCTCAAAACCTCAATGCTAAAAACGTTACTACTTACTCTGGTAACACCAAAATTGCACCTCAAAACCATAACATTACCTTTAACGGTGCAGTAAATACCATCGGTGCAACCGCAGTTACTACCATTGATTTTAAAGAAGGTATTCAAGATTCTAACACTTTCACTGCAAAAGAAGCGATCAGCAGCACCAATGGTGGTAAAACCGTCTTTAATATTGTTGGAACAGCACAACCACAAAATGGGCAATTTACTTATACTGTTAAAGCTGATGGTAAAAATATCCAAGCTACCAATGGTGGACAGTCTGTTTTTGAATTAGGTAAAGATAAGAATAACCATTCAATCACTTTAAAATTTGATGGTGATGGTCAAGTTGTTGCCACAGGTGTTGGTGCGGCAAATACCTTTAACCTCAACGGTACACCAGTAACTATTGAAGGCTTTGATAAAGTAGTTGCAAAAGATGGGGCAACCACAGAAGTTAATTTAACTAAAGAAAATCAATCTTTAACCTTAGATAAATTTGCAGATGGCACTGTAACCAACTTAAATGTTAAGAATGATGGCATTACCTTAACTGGTGATTTAACTTCAGGCAAAGGTTCAGTAACCAATATCAACCTTGATTTTGCGAAAGCTAATAGCAATACTCAGACTTTAACATTAGGTAAAGACGGTAAAGGTGCTGCAAACGTTAATCTTAACTTCAATACCAAAGATGCCGTAGTAACCTTGAAAAACTCTCAACCGACAATGGCAATGGCAAGAGCAGCAGCAGGTGCACCAGCGGTTCAATCTCCAGAGAAATACTTAGCTCAAGGTGAGACTGTCTTTAACTTTAATCAAGGTGTTACCGTTGCAAGTAATTTAGATGTTGTAAAAGAAATGGCAGCGGCAGTAGTTGCTCCAGCAGGTGGAGCAGTACCAGCAGCGGCAGGAGCAGCACCAGCACCTACTCCAGCCCAAGAAAACAGCATTACCTTTGATCTAAAAGATACAACGGTGTATTTAACAGGTAATGATGTCAAAGTGACTACCGTAAAAGGAAAAGGTACCGTAGATTTGACTAAAGGTGTTGGCGTTGCAGGAGCAGGTGCTCAAAACACACCAGCAGATTACCGTCTATTCACTGTAAATGGTGATAAAGCAGGACAAGGCTTACAAACTCACGATGTTGAATTTAAATTGCGTGCAAATCCAAATGCACCTATGGGATCGAAGTTAGCAGGTCAAGATAATGGTACTTATGGTAATGTTTATTCAGATCGTGTTGTGGTTTCAGGCAAAGGCAGCAATGCAGGTAACTATGTCTTAGTATTACCAGCTGTTACTACTTTGAAAGATAGCAAATATACTGCTCCAGCTAATGGTAAAAATATCGGTGTTGCAGTTACAGATCGTAATGATATCAACTTTATTTCAAAAGCTGAGAAGATCAACGGTGATGATGTTCGTGTTAAATTGGTTAAAGTGAAAACCGATGATAAAGGCAAAACATCAGCTGTAAATGGTAATACTTACTACACCTACTTCGTTGATGGCATTGAAAGTTTAGGGGTATCGCAAGATTATAAAGATGCGTATATCACTGCATTACAATTAAACAGCGATCTATTGTTAGCAAACTTCGGTTCTGTGGCACAACGCTTAGGCGATTTACGTCTTGCACCACAAACAGAAGGGGCGTGGGTACGTATTTTCGGTGGAACACAAAGTAACTCTACTGGACTTGCACCAAGAACACATTATAAAACTTTACAAGCTGGTTATGACCGCTTAACTAATCTGTTTGGTAAAGATACTCGTATCGGGGTAGCAGTCGCTTATGACGCTTCTAAGATTAGAGATATTAAACCACTTTCAGGAGCGAAAGCGAAAGCGGTAGAACTTGCGGTGTATAATTCTTATGTACCAGCACAAGGCTTGTATAGCGATACTGTTGCGAAATTATCGTTCTTACGCAGCCAATTTAATGTTGGAAAAACTATCCACGTTAACAACTACGCATTCAGCTTGTCACAAGAGTTAGGTTACCTTGTTTATTTAGATCAAAAACAAGACTGGAGCTTAACACCAAGTTATGAATTAGGTTTAGGCTATATTAATAAGTCTGATTTTAACTATATTAATAGTGCTAACGCTGCTAATAACCTTTATGGTGTAACTCAACACAACGTGAAAAAAGCAGCAAGCACAGTGTTAAGAAACAGAGTGGGTGTAACCTTAGATTATCGCTTTAATCCAGAGTATCTTGACAGAGCATATTTCAGCGTGTTCTATGAAAATGATAGCTACTTTGGTGGTAAAACTCGTATCCATACCCAAAATGAAAAACTTGGTGTAAATGCGAATGTTAGCCAAAAAGCGTTACGCAATGATGGTCGTGCTGTGTTAAACTTCGGTATTAATTCAACATTAAATAAAAATGTTGGTTTATATTTAGATGCACAAAAATCATTTGGTGGTAAAATTAACACCGACTTCCAGTTAAATGGTGGTTTAAGATTTAGTTTCTAA
- a CDS encoding FAD-dependent monooxygenase, with the protein MQQQTTDIVIIGGGMVGAACAAGLGQLGLQITLLEQNSLSPFQPNSPYDLRISAISRASVDLLQQLKAWDYIAARRVCPYRHLATWELDGFETRFSASDLQLSELGYMVENILIQEGLWQALACFENVNTYTAVKVVNQQRQQGLWQLNLDNGQQLTTRLIIAADGANSKWREIAGIGLHGWQYRQDCLLIVVETELAQQDITWQQFFPSGPRAFLPLIGKQACLVWYDSPAKIRQLQALSNDQLALEIERAFPSRLGAVRVQNKGSFPLTRRHALDYVKNGIVLIGDSAHTINPLAGQGVNLGFKDVKTLLEIMTTAQQQGISVADMLADDRLLKRYQQLRQRDNLLMQTGMDIFYKVFKDDLLPLKIGRNLGLLLANKCTPLKRQALKYAIGY; encoded by the coding sequence ATGCAACAGCAAACAACAGATATTGTTATTATCGGTGGGGGTATGGTTGGTGCAGCTTGTGCGGCAGGACTAGGGCAACTAGGACTGCAAATCACCCTGCTTGAACAAAACTCGCTTTCGCCTTTTCAACCTAACTCCCCCTATGATCTCCGTATTTCAGCAATTAGTCGTGCATCTGTTGACTTATTACAACAGCTTAAAGCGTGGGATTATATTGCTGCTCGCCGAGTTTGCCCTTATCGCCATTTAGCCACTTGGGAGCTAGACGGTTTTGAAACCCGATTTAGTGCCAGCGACTTACAACTGAGTGAGCTAGGCTATATGGTTGAAAATATCCTCATTCAAGAAGGTTTATGGCAAGCTCTTGCTTGTTTTGAGAATGTTAATACCTACACAGCAGTTAAAGTTGTAAACCAACAACGCCAGCAAGGACTATGGCAACTTAACTTAGACAATGGACAACAACTCACCACTCGCTTAATTATTGCTGCCGATGGTGCAAATTCAAAATGGCGAGAGATTGCAGGGATTGGCTTACACGGCTGGCAATATCGACAAGATTGTCTATTAATAGTAGTTGAAACAGAATTAGCCCAACAAGATATTACTTGGCAACAATTCTTTCCAAGCGGACCAAGAGCCTTTTTACCTTTAATTGGCAAACAAGCCTGCCTTGTTTGGTATGATAGCCCAGCTAAAATTCGACAATTACAGGCATTATCCAATGATCAACTAGCACTGGAGATTGAACGAGCTTTTCCAAGCCGTTTAGGTGCTGTGCGAGTCCAAAATAAAGGGAGCTTTCCACTAACTCGCCGCCACGCTTTAGACTATGTTAAAAATGGAATTGTCCTCATTGGTGATTCCGCCCACACAATCAATCCACTGGCAGGACAAGGAGTTAATCTTGGATTTAAAGATGTCAAAACATTGCTTGAGATAATGACAACAGCACAGCAACAAGGGATTAGTGTTGCAGATATGCTAGCCGATGATCGCCTTCTCAAACGTTACCAACAACTACGCCAGCGAGATAATCTCTTAATGCAAACGGGTATGGATATTTTTTATAAAGTGTTTAAAGATGATCTTCTTCCCCTAAAAATTGGGCGTAATTTAGGCTTGTTATTAGCGAATAAATGCACTCCACTCAAACGCCAAGCGTTAAAATATGCGATTGGATATTAA
- a CDS encoding sigma 54-interacting transcriptional regulator, whose protein sequence is MDLHQFSASQNNTFADVVAESDAMANLVDQAKKFAFLDAPLLIQGETGSGKELIAKACHNLSFRNNKRFIAVNCAGLPAEEAESEMFGYRGAGKETIGFFEYADGGTVLLDNIAELSLPMQAKLLRFLNDGTFRRVGEEAERYVDVRVICTSQIPLSVYVEQGVVREDLYHRLNVLTLNIPALRDRQADIRALVKLFVEQITGRFGIPKPYYSAEFVRYLIDYNWSGNVRELHNALYRACSLVENGELTIAGLKLKDKLLPAFNLESFTQSLNQANQPIKLDQIVGQFEASILQKFYLEYPSTRKLAQYLGVSHTAIANKLRQYGIKK, encoded by the coding sequence ATTGATTTACACCAGTTTAGTGCAAGCCAAAATAATACTTTTGCTGATGTGGTAGCTGAAAGTGATGCAATGGCGAATTTAGTCGATCAAGCGAAGAAATTTGCCTTTCTTGATGCACCGCTATTAATTCAAGGCGAAACAGGTTCAGGCAAAGAGTTGATCGCCAAAGCCTGCCATAATTTGAGTTTTCGCAACAATAAACGTTTTATTGCGGTTAATTGTGCTGGCTTACCAGCTGAAGAGGCTGAAAGTGAAATGTTTGGCTATCGAGGGGCAGGAAAAGAGACGATCGGCTTTTTTGAATATGCCGATGGGGGAACGGTTTTATTAGATAATATTGCTGAATTATCGTTGCCAATGCAGGCAAAATTGTTACGTTTTTTAAATGATGGCACTTTTCGCCGAGTGGGGGAGGAAGCCGAGCGTTATGTTGATGTACGGGTTATCTGTACCAGTCAAATTCCCTTATCTGTCTATGTTGAACAAGGAGTGGTGCGAGAAGACTTATATCACCGCTTAAATGTTTTGACACTCAATATCCCAGCCTTGCGTGATCGCCAAGCCGATATTCGTGCTTTAGTTAAACTTTTTGTCGAGCAAATAACTGGGCGGTTTGGAATTCCAAAACCTTATTATTCAGCAGAATTTGTACGCTATTTAATCGATTATAACTGGTCTGGCAATGTGCGAGAATTACATAATGCGTTATATCGAGCCTGTTCTTTAGTTGAAAATGGCGAGTTGACCATTGCTGGATTAAAACTCAAAGATAAGTTATTACCCGCCTTTAATCTTGAAAGTTTTACCCAAAGTTTAAACCAAGCAAATCAACCGATTAAATTAGATCAGATTGTCGGACAGTTTGAAGCCTCTATTTTGCAGAAGTTTTATCTTGAATACCCAAGTACGAGAAAATTAGCCCAATATTTGGGGGTATCCCATACCGCCATTGCGAATAAATTACGTCAGTATGGGATCAAGAAATAG
- the dusC gene encoding tRNA dihydrouridine(16) synthase DusC — MRVVLAPMQGVLDPFVRGLLTSINDYDLCISEFVRVVEQRLPPKVFYRLCPELYSGGVTTSGTPVRVQLLGQHPHWLAENAELAIQLGSHGVDLNCGCPSKTVNGSDGGASLLKNPELIYQATKAIRQAVPAEQVVSVKVRLGWDSSQAAFEIADAVEQGGANEIAVHGRTKVDGYRADRIDWQKIGEIRQRLKIPVIANGEIWHWQDGQTCLEITGCQALMVGRGALNIPNLSYVLKHRQAKISWQGVQTLLQRYAKVENKQDSGFYHLARIKQWLRYLKHEYPEATILFEQIKSCQTATELRSHLQQFAVTHTE; from the coding sequence ATGCGAGTTGTATTAGCCCCAATGCAAGGGGTGTTAGATCCGTTCGTGCGAGGGCTTTTAACCTCAATTAATGATTACGATCTTTGTATCTCAGAGTTTGTCCGAGTGGTTGAACAACGCTTACCACCCAAAGTGTTTTATCGTTTATGCCCAGAATTGTATTCAGGTGGTGTTACCACCAGTGGTACACCCGTGCGAGTGCAACTGTTAGGGCAGCATCCACATTGGCTAGCAGAAAATGCTGAACTGGCAATTCAGTTAGGTTCTCACGGCGTGGATTTGAATTGTGGTTGTCCCTCTAAAACGGTGAATGGAAGTGACGGGGGAGCGAGCCTACTTAAAAATCCAGAACTAATTTATCAAGCCACGAAAGCCATTCGCCAAGCCGTTCCAGCCGAACAGGTGGTGAGTGTGAAAGTACGCTTAGGTTGGGATAGTAGCCAAGCCGCTTTTGAAATTGCTGATGCTGTGGAACAAGGTGGTGCAAATGAAATTGCAGTACACGGACGGACAAAAGTCGATGGTTATCGAGCGGATCGGATTGATTGGCAGAAAATTGGTGAAATTCGTCAACGTTTAAAGATCCCTGTTATTGCAAATGGTGAAATTTGGCATTGGCAAGATGGGCAAACTTGCCTTGAAATTACAGGCTGTCAAGCATTGATGGTGGGGCGAGGTGCATTAAATATTCCTAATTTAAGTTATGTCCTCAAGCATCGCCAAGCCAAAATCAGCTGGCAAGGAGTGCAAACGTTGTTGCAACGTTATGCTAAGGTAGAAAATAAACAAGATAGTGGTTTTTATCATCTTGCTCGGATTAAACAGTGGCTACGCTATCTCAAACACGAATACCCAGAAGCCACAATCCTGTTTGAACAGATCAAGAGTTGCCAAACCGCAACAGAATTACGTTCTCATTTGCAACAATTTGCGGTTACTCATACTGAGTAA
- the djlA gene encoding co-chaperone DjlA has product MGFIGKLLGAIIGFRFGFFTGFIGLFLGHLADKKLSELGTVKSSFFGESITKQALFMQTTFAVLGHLSKSKGRVTEEDIQLANMLMDRLQLTAEDRRLARAAFQQGKAADFPLRQAIREFRLGCRQRVDLLRVFLDIQIQAAILDNELHPKEKEILFIVAQELGISSHQFEQMVAMIYASQQFNQGFYQQGGYQDQDDDRYHHSHQQSYRSNQPTLKDAYAVLGVSESDDRNAVKRAYRRLMNANHPDKLVAKGLPKEMLEMAKEKTQQIQAAYDLICKAKGWK; this is encoded by the coding sequence ATGGGATTTATTGGAAAATTACTCGGTGCAATTATTGGTTTTCGTTTTGGATTTTTCACCGGGTTCATCGGTTTATTTTTAGGGCATTTAGCCGATAAAAAATTATCTGAATTGGGGACGGTGAAATCGTCTTTTTTTGGCGAGTCAATCACTAAACAAGCCCTGTTTATGCAGACCACTTTTGCGGTTTTGGGGCATTTAAGCAAATCGAAAGGGAGAGTAACGGAAGAAGATATTCAGTTAGCTAATATGCTAATGGATCGACTGCAATTGACTGCTGAAGATCGCCGTTTAGCTAGAGCCGCTTTTCAACAGGGGAAAGCAGCAGATTTTCCTTTGCGACAGGCGATTCGTGAGTTTCGACTAGGTTGCCGTCAACGTGTCGATTTATTGCGGGTATTTTTGGATATTCAAATCCAAGCGGCAATTTTAGATAACGAATTACACCCAAAAGAGAAAGAGATCTTGTTTATTGTTGCACAAGAATTGGGAATTTCATCGCATCAGTTTGAACAAATGGTGGCGATGATCTACGCTTCACAACAATTTAATCAAGGTTTTTATCAACAAGGTGGCTATCAAGATCAAGACGATGATCGCTATCATCATTCCCACCAGCAGAGCTATCGCTCAAATCAGCCAACTTTAAAAGATGCTTATGCGGTGTTAGGCGTATCTGAAAGTGATGATCGCAATGCAGTAAAACGAGCTTATCGCCGTTTGATGAATGCCAACCACCCAGATAAATTGGTGGCAAAAGGGTTACCTAAAGAGATGTTGGAAATGGCGAAAGAGAAAACACAACAGATTCAAGCCGCTTATGATTTGATTTGTAAAGCGAAAGGTTGGAAGTAG